From a single Salinirussus salinus genomic region:
- a CDS encoding ABC transporter ATP-binding protein yields the protein MSDVKIRDLTKIYQDGDDEIVAVDGIDLTIDDGEFVTLVGPSGCGKTTTLRCVAGLNKPTSGTITFGDREVTNLPVQERDIALLFQDIALYPHMSVRDNMAYGLKIRGFSREERYARVEEAAKLLQISDQLDKSPAELSGGQQQRVALGRSLVRDPEVFLFDEPMSDLDAKLKAELRPVIEQVTDEIGCPTLYVTHDQEEAMTMSDRVAIINDGNLEQVDPPKVVYEDPDSEFVSSFIGQPSTQFFDGRLAAQNGSTSLTISDMEFDLSMSSADLNGYGEGEHDIRVGIRPQHIRVSDDPNEGINATHILDEPLGDETHSFFDTEFGEVIVVTDPDFEGREGEYGLVIDENYVRLFDPVSGDRVA from the coding sequence ATGTCAGACGTCAAAATCAGAGACCTGACGAAGATCTACCAGGACGGCGACGACGAGATCGTGGCGGTCGACGGCATCGACCTCACGATCGACGACGGCGAGTTCGTGACCCTGGTCGGCCCGTCGGGCTGTGGCAAGACCACGACGCTGCGGTGTGTCGCCGGCCTCAACAAGCCCACCAGCGGGACGATCACCTTCGGCGACCGCGAGGTCACGAACCTCCCGGTCCAGGAGCGCGACATCGCCCTGCTCTTCCAGGACATCGCGCTGTACCCGCACATGAGCGTGCGGGACAACATGGCCTACGGGCTGAAGATCCGCGGGTTCTCCCGCGAGGAGCGGTACGCCCGCGTCGAGGAGGCCGCCAAGCTGTTGCAGATCAGCGACCAGCTCGACAAGAGCCCCGCAGAGCTCTCCGGCGGCCAGCAACAGCGCGTCGCGCTGGGGCGGTCGCTGGTCCGGGACCCCGAAGTGTTCCTGTTCGACGAGCCGATGTCGGACCTGGACGCCAAGCTCAAGGCCGAACTCCGGCCGGTCATCGAGCAGGTCACCGACGAGATCGGCTGTCCGACGCTGTATGTCACTCACGACCAGGAGGAGGCGATGACGATGTCCGACCGCGTGGCGATCATCAACGACGGCAACCTCGAGCAGGTCGACCCGCCGAAGGTGGTCTACGAGGACCCCGACTCGGAGTTCGTCAGCAGCTTCATCGGGCAGCCCTCGACGCAGTTCTTCGACGGCCGGCTGGCCGCACAGAACGGCTCGACGTCGCTGACCATCTCGGATATGGAGTTCGACCTCTCGATGAGTTCCGCCGACCTCAACGGCTACGGCGAGGGCGAACACGACATCCGGGTGGGGATCCGCCCCCAGCACATCCGGGTCAGCGACGACCCCAACGAGGGGATCAACGCGACCCACATCCTCGACGAACCGCTCGGCGACGAGACCCACAGCTTCTTCGACACCGAGTTCGGCGAGGTCATCGTCGTCACGGACCCCGACTTCGAGGGCCGGGAGGGCGAGTACGGGCTGGTGATCGACGAGAACTACGTCCGGCTGTTCGACCCCGTCTCCGGCGACCGCGTCGCCTGA
- a CDS encoding AI-2E family transporter, producing MPDRRRLTVLVGVFAAVVLAAGYVLQSVFATVFFAITVAYVLYPVRQFLVGRGLGPRTAAAVSTTVAFVAVLVLVVPLASALYFRRDTLFAFLGQIPEELTLTVGGFSYTVEFATLLQALQDAAGGLAFGLAQQLPALAFKLFLFTLVVYALLIRPGRLGEALLRPVPREYHDVVFAFHERTRSMLYGIYVLQAAVAAATFAVALVVFFLLGYDSWFTLSVLSGLLQFIPILGPSVLIIVVGTTEVVAGNVNQAVAVVSVGLVVIGFLPDALLRPRLAHIATDVPASLYFIGFTGGTLSVGLVGIVAGPVAVAWLAEAVALLSAETSAEGRRTTVDDWAGGPAETPDAGDGPAPPPGDVEGTEDAAPSDVEELD from the coding sequence GTGCCGGACCGTCGCCGCCTCACCGTGCTCGTGGGCGTGTTCGCAGCCGTCGTCCTCGCCGCAGGGTACGTCCTCCAGAGCGTGTTCGCGACGGTCTTTTTCGCCATCACGGTCGCCTACGTCCTCTACCCCGTCCGGCAGTTTCTCGTCGGCCGCGGCCTCGGCCCGCGGACCGCCGCGGCGGTCAGTACCACCGTCGCCTTCGTCGCCGTCCTCGTTCTCGTCGTCCCGCTGGCTTCCGCGCTGTACTTCCGGCGGGACACGCTGTTTGCGTTTCTCGGACAGATCCCCGAAGAGCTGACCCTGACGGTCGGCGGGTTCTCCTACACCGTCGAGTTCGCCACGCTGCTCCAGGCCCTCCAGGACGCGGCGGGCGGGCTCGCGTTCGGCCTCGCACAGCAACTGCCGGCACTCGCGTTCAAGCTGTTTCTGTTCACGCTCGTGGTGTACGCCCTGCTCATCCGGCCCGGCCGGCTCGGCGAGGCGCTGCTGCGTCCGGTTCCCCGGGAGTACCACGACGTCGTCTTCGCCTTCCACGAGCGGACGAGGTCGATGCTGTATGGCATCTACGTCCTCCAGGCGGCGGTCGCCGCTGCCACCTTCGCCGTCGCGCTCGTCGTCTTCTTCCTGCTCGGCTACGACTCGTGGTTCACCCTCTCGGTGCTCTCGGGACTCCTCCAGTTCATCCCGATCCTCGGCCCGAGCGTCCTGATCATCGTCGTCGGCACGACCGAGGTGGTCGCGGGCAACGTGAACCAGGCCGTCGCCGTCGTCTCGGTCGGACTCGTCGTCATCGGCTTCCTGCCCGACGCGCTCCTCCGGCCTCGTCTGGCCCACATCGCGACTGACGTCCCCGCGAGCCTCTACTTCATCGGCTTCACCGGCGGCACCCTCTCCGTCGGGCTGGTCGGGATCGTCGCCGGCCCGGTCGCGGTCGCGTGGCTGGCCGAGGCCGTCGCGCTGCTCTCGGCCGAGACCAGCGCGGAGGGTCGGCGGACCACGGTCGACGACTGGGCCGGCGGGCCAGCAGAGACCCCGGATGCCGGGGACGGACCCGCCCCGCCGCCCGGGGACGTCGAGGGGACGGAGGATGCCGCGCCAAGCGACGTCGAAGAACTCGACTAG
- a CDS encoding sulfurtransferase, whose amino-acid sequence MTDDGYAKDVLVSADWVEERLDEFGSDDPAHRLVEVDVDTELYEESHAPGAIGFNWETQLQDQTQRDLLSKEDFEDLLGSHGISEDSTVVLYGDNSNWFAAYTYWQFKYYGHDDVRLLDGGRDYWVENDYPLTDEVPDFSAVEYNASGPRESIRAYRDDVENAIERGLPLVDVRSPEEYSGEILAPPGLQETAQRGGHIPGAKNISWAAVTNDDGRFKSPEEIRELYAEEGIDGDSTTIAYCRIAERSSVAWFALHELLGYDDTANYDGSWTEWGNLVGAEIEKGEAGD is encoded by the coding sequence ATGACTGACGACGGATACGCCAAGGACGTGCTCGTATCGGCCGACTGGGTGGAGGAGCGACTCGACGAGTTCGGGAGCGACGACCCGGCCCACCGGCTGGTGGAGGTCGACGTGGACACGGAGCTGTACGAGGAGAGCCACGCGCCCGGTGCCATCGGCTTCAACTGGGAGACCCAGCTCCAGGACCAGACCCAGCGCGACCTCCTGAGCAAGGAGGACTTCGAGGACCTGCTGGGCAGCCACGGGATCAGCGAGGACTCGACGGTGGTGCTGTACGGCGACAACTCGAACTGGTTTGCGGCCTACACCTACTGGCAGTTCAAGTACTACGGCCACGACGACGTCCGTCTCCTGGACGGCGGCCGGGACTACTGGGTCGAGAACGACTACCCGCTGACCGACGAGGTGCCGGACTTTTCCGCCGTGGAGTACAACGCCTCCGGGCCCCGCGAGAGCATCCGCGCCTACCGCGACGATGTCGAGAACGCCATCGAGCGGGGGCTGCCGCTGGTCGACGTCCGCTCGCCCGAGGAGTACTCCGGGGAGATCCTCGCCCCGCCGGGCCTGCAGGAGACCGCCCAGCGCGGCGGTCACATCCCCGGCGCGAAGAACATCTCGTGGGCAGCCGTCACCAACGACGACGGCCGGTTCAAGAGCCCCGAGGAGATCAGGGAGCTGTACGCCGAGGAAGGGATCGACGGCGACTCGACCACCATCGCCTACTGCCGGATCGCCGAGCGCTCCTCGGTCGCGTGGTTCGCCCTGCACGAGCTGCTCGGATACGACGACACCGCCAACTACGACGGCTCCTGGACGGAGTGGGGCAACCTCGTCGGCGCCGAGATCGAGAAAGGCGAGGCTGGCGACTAA
- a CDS encoding RDD family protein — translation MIDSILDRFQPTKKRPTPAMDTVGDRGIIGQRGAAAAIDLVICYFLIETPILYVVDFLFRTRVDQLGGVVLVSVLLLFPLYITYSFGFEWRYGRTPGKVNRGLVVTMEDGSHCTGRASAVRNILRYIDLLPVVLPYAVGVAAAVVTDGRRTGDLAADTVVVRTRVEDPADQAARADLETDAAARRDSQSS, via the coding sequence GTGATCGACAGCATCCTCGACCGGTTCCAGCCGACGAAAAAGCGGCCGACGCCAGCCATGGATACGGTCGGCGACCGCGGCATCATCGGACAGCGCGGCGCCGCGGCGGCGATCGACCTCGTGATCTGCTATTTCCTCATCGAGACGCCGATACTGTACGTCGTCGACTTCCTCTTTCGGACCCGCGTCGACCAGCTGGGCGGGGTCGTCCTCGTCTCGGTGCTGCTCCTGTTCCCGCTGTATATCACCTACTCCTTCGGCTTCGAGTGGCGGTACGGCCGGACCCCCGGGAAAGTCAACCGCGGGCTGGTCGTCACTATGGAGGACGGGAGCCACTGCACGGGCCGGGCCAGCGCCGTGCGGAACATCCTCCGCTATATCGACCTGTTGCCGGTCGTGTTGCCCTACGCTGTCGGGGTCGCCGCCGCGGTCGTGACCGACGGCCGCCGGACCGGGGACCTGGCCGCCGACACCGTCGTCGTCCGCACCCGCGTCGAGGACCCGGCAGACCAGGCCGCCCGGGCCGACCTCGAGACCGACGCCGCCGCGAGACGCGACAGCCAGAGTAGCTGA
- a CDS encoding carbohydrate ABC transporter permease, with protein MSTDTPSDTDGIFGLGYRAEEKLFSRLKQISAAVFVVVGVFPIYWMLQASLTTRARASSSGISWFPTPETFTLENYEVLTNPDVALYVINSVVVTLGTIILVVLISLIAGYGLARFNMPQKENFARFLLLGYLFSPIVLGVPLYLIWQNLGLLNTRLGLIIALTAISMPFAVWLMWKYIQTIPEAMEESAWVAGASRWQGFRDIIIPQTQPAIIAAALFAFALAWNDFTFAQILLPANEASTFAPGVFRLIQRGYDIARVDVMAVSMAMTLPPLIFAYFMQSYLLKGFQIRSL; from the coding sequence ATGAGCACCGACACACCATCCGACACGGACGGCATCTTCGGGCTCGGCTACCGGGCCGAGGAGAAGCTGTTCTCCCGTCTCAAGCAGATCAGCGCAGCCGTCTTCGTCGTCGTCGGGGTCTTCCCGATCTACTGGATGCTCCAGGCGTCGCTGACGACCCGGGCGCGAGCCAGCAGCAGCGGTATCTCCTGGTTCCCGACCCCGGAGACGTTCACCCTCGAGAACTACGAGGTGCTCACGAACCCCGACGTCGCGCTGTACGTCATCAACTCTGTCGTCGTCACGCTCGGGACGATCATCCTCGTGGTGCTGATCTCGCTGATCGCGGGCTACGGGCTGGCCCGGTTCAACATGCCCCAGAAGGAGAACTTCGCACGGTTTCTCCTGCTGGGGTACCTGTTCAGCCCGATCGTCCTCGGGGTGCCGCTGTACCTCATCTGGCAGAACCTCGGGCTGCTGAACACCCGGCTGGGACTGATCATCGCGCTGACGGCGATATCGATGCCCTTCGCGGTGTGGTTGATGTGGAAGTACATCCAGACAATTCCGGAGGCGATGGAGGAGAGCGCCTGGGTCGCGGGCGCCTCGCGCTGGCAGGGCTTCCGGGACATCATCATCCCGCAGACCCAGCCGGCGATCATCGCCGCCGCGCTGTTTGCCTTCGCGCTGGCCTGGAACGACTTCACGTTCGCCCAGATCCTGTTGCCGGCAAACGAGGCGTCGACGTTCGCGCCGGGCGTGTTCCGGCTCATCCAGCGCGGCTACGACATCGCGCGGGTCGACGTCATGGCCGTCTCGATGGCGATGACGCTCCCACCCCTGATCTTCGCGTACTTCATGCAGAGCTACCTGCTGAAGGGGTTCCAGATCCGCTCGCTGTGA
- a CDS encoding sulfurtransferase codes for MSAIVSRPWLADRLGEVRVVDVRDAWEYDGIGHVPGAVNVPFDSFRAGESGDEGMLPGADVFAGLMGEAGVERGDHLVAYDDHHGVFAARLLVTAELYGHPRDRLHLLDGDFTAWQRERETTTDAPDVEATTYEVERPAETPLVDAEAVAAAVEDPDTVVVDTREDWEFAEGHIPGAVRLDWRAVVDDGSRGLKPEADVRSLLEARGIGPGKRILLYCNTARRISHTYTVLRHLGYPDLAFYEGSLTEWEREGRPVETGGAEAEGEENPGAGTDA; via the coding sequence ATGAGCGCGATCGTCTCGCGGCCGTGGCTGGCCGACCGGCTCGGGGAGGTCCGGGTGGTCGACGTCCGCGACGCCTGGGAGTACGACGGCATCGGACACGTCCCCGGGGCGGTGAACGTTCCCTTCGACTCGTTTCGCGCCGGCGAGAGCGGCGACGAGGGGATGCTCCCCGGGGCGGACGTCTTCGCCGGCCTGATGGGCGAGGCCGGGGTCGAGCGCGGCGACCACCTCGTCGCCTACGACGACCACCACGGCGTCTTCGCCGCCCGGCTGCTCGTGACCGCCGAACTGTACGGCCACCCGCGGGACCGACTCCACCTGCTCGACGGCGACTTCACCGCCTGGCAGCGCGAGCGCGAGACCACGACCGACGCCCCCGATGTCGAGGCGACGACCTACGAGGTCGAGCGCCCGGCCGAGACGCCGCTGGTCGACGCCGAGGCGGTCGCCGCGGCGGTTGAGGACCCCGACACCGTCGTCGTCGACACCCGCGAGGACTGGGAGTTCGCGGAGGGGCACATCCCCGGCGCGGTTCGGCTGGACTGGCGGGCGGTCGTCGACGACGGGAGCCGCGGGCTGAAACCCGAGGCCGACGTCCGGTCGCTGCTCGAAGCACGGGGGATCGGTCCCGGGAAGCGCATCCTGCTGTACTGCAACACGGCCCGCCGTATCAGCCACACCTACACCGTGTTGCGCCACCTCGGCTACCCCGACCTGGCCTTCTACGAGGGGAGCCTCACCGAGTGGGAGAGGGAGGGGCGGCCCGTGGAGACCGGAGGTGCCGAGGCGGAGGGGGAGGAGAACCCGGGCGCGGGGACGGACGCCTAG
- a CDS encoding carbohydrate ABC transporter permease, whose protein sequence is MAGETLEPTQTDEPTIPWHRLPVSKETLIGYASVLPVLILYFIIAIGPVAYAVNASFHEVFLLNPQWEWAGLQNYYEVFELETFWGSLWRGIIYMVGSTLIQLGVGLWLALALNKIARGQKFLTAVVFTAYLIPTIILAFVAGYMFTPNIGLGVLQSLGSDFGLWAGNTAPMTFSQTWAMPLLILVGTWKFGVFITIFALAQLRAIPDRFYEAAQICGANRLQMFRDITLPRIQGVILVAVLLRSIFMFNKFDIIWVLTQGGPGSATTTLPILAYETAFTGGNYGLANALAVVMFLFLGIGAVAYFILFNPSEEVETST, encoded by the coding sequence GTGGCTGGTGAAACACTCGAACCAACGCAGACTGACGAACCGACCATTCCGTGGCACCGGTTACCGGTCAGCAAGGAGACGCTCATCGGGTACGCGTCGGTCCTTCCTGTCCTGATCCTGTATTTCATTATCGCGATCGGCCCGGTCGCGTACGCGGTGAACGCTTCCTTCCACGAGGTGTTCCTGCTGAACCCGCAGTGGGAGTGGGCCGGACTCCAGAACTACTACGAAGTGTTCGAACTCGAGACGTTCTGGGGCTCGCTGTGGCGCGGGATCATCTACATGGTGGGGAGCACGCTGATCCAGCTCGGCGTCGGGCTGTGGCTCGCGCTCGCGCTGAACAAGATCGCACGTGGGCAGAAATTCCTGACCGCGGTCGTCTTCACCGCCTACCTCATCCCGACGATCATTCTGGCGTTCGTCGCCGGCTACATGTTCACCCCGAACATCGGGCTCGGTGTGCTCCAGTCGCTGGGAAGTGACTTCGGCCTGTGGGCCGGGAACACGGCGCCGATGACCTTCAGCCAGACGTGGGCGATGCCGCTTTTGATCCTCGTCGGGACCTGGAAGTTCGGTGTCTTCATCACCATCTTCGCGCTCGCCCAGCTGCGGGCCATTCCCGACCGGTTCTATGAAGCCGCACAGATCTGCGGGGCCAACCGGCTGCAGATGTTCCGGGACATCACGCTCCCGCGGATCCAGGGGGTCATCCTCGTCGCGGTCCTCCTGCGCTCGATCTTCATGTTCAACAAGTTCGACATCATCTGGGTGCTCACGCAGGGCGGCCCGGGCAGCGCGACGACGACCCTGCCCATCCTGGCCTACGAGACGGCCTTCACCGGCGGGAACTACGGGCTCGCGAACGCGCTCGCGGTCGTCATGTTCCTGTTCCTGGGCATCGGCGCCGTCGCGTACTTCATCCTGTTCAACCCGAGTGAGGAGGTGGAGACGTCGACATGA